The following proteins come from a genomic window of Chloroflexi bacterium ADurb.Bin180:
- a CDS encoding Glycosyl transferase family 2, with amino-acid sequence MILTSALSLAISLLQAFLLGCLLYQLFLALASLLPRRSPPLAGSPHLRFAVAIPAHNESLVLPATLARLKEQSYPSSFIDIHVVADYCTDDTAQVTSVAGAIAHERNEGPTGRKAYPLQWLVQRLLEHEPPYHAIAVFDADSLVDADFLSIVERHLRCGRQVVQGQHVIQNPHDSRVSAMAAVDMRLNNRLRNLGRSNLGFACRLMGDAMVFDTQVLRERGWPTATFNEDREFGYELLLRGVRAYYVPEALSFGQAASSWHQAEPQRLRWYRQVPAMQRRLAWPLIAASLRSRSLALLDGAIELLMPPYSLLTTLAALNLVATLVLSVWLPAGLGWLGVWGVACLLAGWTLYPVLGLVLDRAPPWAFRALLLGPAYLLWRLWIALLVRVRGDRIAWQRTQRREETNAPR; translated from the coding sequence TCGCCTCCTCTCGCCGGCTCTCCTCACCTGCGCTTTGCTGTGGCCATCCCTGCCCACAACGAGTCTCTGGTGCTGCCCGCTACCCTGGCCAGGCTCAAGGAGCAATCATACCCGTCTTCGTTTATCGACATTCACGTGGTCGCGGACTATTGCACGGACGACACGGCACAGGTCACCAGCGTCGCAGGGGCGATAGCCCACGAACGCAACGAGGGTCCAACAGGCCGCAAGGCATACCCTTTGCAATGGCTGGTGCAGCGTCTGCTGGAGCACGAACCACCGTACCATGCCATCGCCGTATTTGACGCTGACAGCCTGGTTGATGCTGATTTCCTCTCCATCGTCGAGCGTCATCTCCGTTGCGGGCGCCAGGTGGTGCAGGGCCAACACGTCATCCAGAACCCTCACGACAGCAGGGTATCCGCAATGGCTGCAGTCGACATGCGCCTCAATAACCGCCTCCGCAATCTAGGCCGCTCCAACCTCGGCTTTGCCTGCCGCCTGATGGGCGATGCCATGGTTTTCGATACGCAGGTGCTCCGCGAGCGAGGCTGGCCGACGGCCACTTTCAACGAGGACCGCGAATTTGGCTACGAGCTCCTGCTGCGGGGAGTGCGGGCATACTATGTCCCGGAGGCCTTGTCTTTCGGACAGGCCGCCAGTTCGTGGCATCAGGCAGAGCCGCAACGCTTGCGATGGTATCGCCAAGTCCCGGCGATGCAGCGCCGGCTGGCCTGGCCGCTGATAGCCGCGTCGCTGCGCTCGAGGTCCCTTGCTCTGCTCGACGGAGCCATTGAGCTCCTTATGCCCCCGTACTCGCTGCTGACCACTCTGGCTGCGCTGAACCTCGTCGCCACCCTGGTGCTGTCAGTCTGGCTTCCGGCAGGGCTTGGTTGGCTGGGAGTTTGGGGGGTGGCCTGCTTGCTTGCCGGATGGACCCTGTATCCCGTTCTGGGGCTTGTTCTGGACCGCGCACCGCCCTGGGCCTTTCGCGCTTTGCTGTTGGGTCCGGCGTATCTTCTGTGGCGGCTGTGGATCGCGCTGCTCGTTCGAGTGCGTGGAGACCGCATCGCCTGGCAGCGCACTCAACGCCGTGAAGAGACCAATGCTCCGCGCTAG